A stretch of the Pseudalkalibacillus hwajinpoensis genome encodes the following:
- a CDS encoding CBO0543 family protein — MDRKQQFDQLVSLLRELEEKANSYWQSYSDYTTWQFWLILAFILLPLVLLYFRIDRRKIFLLGFFGYSIHVIAAYVDALGVRKSWWDYPYIAIPQLPASISIDGALVPVYFILLYQWCLSHKKNYWLYGTLSALGFTFIFKPILIWLDLFELYTNWFVLLAAYLFVTYVAKLITNIFIMMSTKSVELPSNED; from the coding sequence ATGGATCGAAAACAGCAATTTGATCAACTTGTATCGTTACTAAGAGAACTTGAAGAGAAAGCGAATAGTTACTGGCAAAGTTATTCTGACTATACAACCTGGCAGTTCTGGCTTATTTTAGCTTTTATTTTGTTACCGCTTGTTCTCCTTTATTTTCGAATCGATCGGCGCAAAATTTTTCTGCTCGGATTTTTTGGATATTCCATTCACGTCATAGCTGCTTATGTGGATGCATTAGGTGTTCGTAAATCCTGGTGGGATTATCCTTACATTGCGATTCCGCAATTACCAGCAAGCATTAGTATCGATGGAGCTCTTGTCCCGGTATATTTCATTTTGCTTTATCAATGGTGCTTATCACATAAGAAAAATTACTGGTTATATGGCACGCTCTCTGCATTAGGATTTACGTTTATTTTTAAGCCGATTTTAATTTGGCTCGATCTCTTTGAACTATACACGAATTGGTTCGTTTTATTAGCAGCTTACTTATTCGTTACTTATGTAGCAAAGCTAATCACCAATATTTTTATCATGATGTCAACAAAAAGTGTAGAGCTCCCATCCAACGAAGACTAA
- a CDS encoding superoxide dismutase family protein, with the protein MKRWTILLLMMSVLLVLAACGGGNEEGTTENEPETTTENTSESEQEQMETITVTMKNQDDEEIGTAELMEHDGATMISLDVSDLPAGEHGFHIHETGSCEAPDFKSAGGHYNPGDKDHGMESDNGPHAGDMENIEVSEDGTLQTDIMNDKVTLKTGEENSLLKEGGTAIVIHAGADDMESQPSGDAGDRIACGVIGE; encoded by the coding sequence ATGAAAAGATGGACGATTCTTTTACTAATGATGAGTGTACTACTTGTGTTAGCTGCCTGTGGAGGAGGTAACGAAGAAGGAACGACTGAAAACGAACCGGAAACGACCACGGAAAATACTAGTGAAAGCGAGCAGGAGCAAATGGAGACGATCACCGTTACTATGAAGAATCAGGACGATGAAGAGATTGGGACAGCCGAGCTGATGGAGCATGACGGCGCAACGATGATTAGTCTTGATGTTAGTGATTTGCCAGCAGGAGAGCACGGTTTTCATATTCATGAAACTGGATCATGTGAAGCACCAGATTTCAAATCTGCTGGCGGTCATTATAATCCCGGTGACAAGGATCATGGTATGGAATCCGATAATGGACCACACGCAGGAGATATGGAGAATATCGAAGTTTCCGAAGATGGAACGCTTCAAACCGACATTATGAATGACAAAGTAACGCTCAAAACGGGAGAAGAAAACTCGCTGCTAAAAGAAGGCGGAACAGCCATCGTTATTCATGCTGGCGCAGATGATATGGAATCACAGCCGTCTGGAGATGCCGGAGATCGTATTGCTTGCGGTGTGATAGGTGAATAA
- a CDS encoding polysaccharide deacetylase family protein, whose product MLKKKWISLAVLMIILGLYGSYKLMNSREYQLFGGLTNRVETDQKVVALTFDDGPTQNVEDILPLLDQYHAKATFYVIGKELKKNKEIGKMIVEAGHDLGNHSYSHKPMVFKKKAFMKEEIERTNQLILEVGFKKEIDFRPPNGKKLIGLPYYLNQNDIETITWDLEPDTYYTNTQDKVNYVNEHVKSGSIILLHPMYDDSGEELKTIEGILKSLTNKGYQFITVNELQNM is encoded by the coding sequence TTGTTGAAAAAGAAATGGATTTCTCTTGCAGTATTGATGATTATCCTTGGTTTATATGGGTCTTATAAACTAATGAATTCAAGAGAATATCAATTGTTTGGAGGATTAACCAATCGTGTAGAAACAGACCAAAAAGTGGTCGCTTTAACTTTTGACGATGGTCCTACCCAAAATGTAGAAGATATTCTCCCTCTTCTAGATCAATATCATGCTAAAGCAACCTTCTATGTCATTGGAAAAGAACTTAAGAAAAATAAGGAAATAGGCAAAATGATCGTTGAAGCTGGACACGATTTAGGAAATCACAGTTACTCTCACAAACCAATGGTATTTAAAAAAAAGGCTTTTATGAAGGAAGAAATTGAACGAACGAATCAGCTCATTCTTGAAGTAGGTTTTAAAAAAGAAATCGACTTCAGGCCACCAAATGGAAAGAAGCTCATTGGACTACCCTATTATTTAAATCAAAATGATATAGAAACCATTACATGGGATTTAGAACCAGATACATACTATACGAATACTCAGGATAAAGTGAACTATGTAAATGAACACGTAAAATCAGGTTCCATCATCCTTTTACACCCCATGTATGATGATTCGGGAGAAGAATTGAAAACAATTGAAGGGATTTTAAAATCATTAACTAACAAAGGCTACCAATTCATCACGGTTAATGAACTACAAAACATGTAA
- a CDS encoding GerAB/ArcD/ProY family transporter, whose translation MKTSKQINIVQLFFIIFQTQVGVGILSLPATLHSTAGKDGWIAIILAGLGFQGVIFVLYFLSMRFSELTLYEYAPKIVGRLMGTLISIGYILFAGLTAILVLQLFQVTINMWILPRTPSFVVLLLMSISGAYLVLGRIKVLGRFNQFVTVLVVPLIIMVLISLRYSDIRYILPIGEHGVSPIIKATPEGFFSMIGFEMALFVFPYLQTKGKAALISLTLSNIAVTTFYCLITFATYVYFSPNQLKTIHDPTVYMLKGISFLVVDRVDLLFLSIWTVSVLTSFGSYLYISSEGMKILTKRKKAMWPVIITTLLTLGISLLPHNPYTMETLSSYHSIASYFFVFGIPCVLLIISSITNRNYRVR comes from the coding sequence ATGAAAACAAGTAAGCAAATTAATATAGTTCAACTATTTTTTATCATTTTCCAGACTCAAGTAGGCGTAGGAATTCTTTCTTTACCAGCTACACTACATTCTACAGCAGGAAAAGATGGATGGATTGCAATAATACTTGCTGGATTAGGTTTTCAAGGCGTAATCTTCGTTCTTTACTTTTTAAGCATGAGGTTTTCAGAGTTAACACTTTATGAATATGCCCCTAAAATCGTCGGTCGATTGATGGGAACGCTTATTTCAATCGGTTATATTCTTTTTGCCGGTTTAACCGCTATCCTGGTTCTTCAGCTATTTCAGGTGACCATCAATATGTGGATTCTTCCTAGGACACCTTCTTTCGTAGTTCTTTTACTTATGTCTATTTCAGGAGCATATCTTGTTCTTGGAAGGATAAAAGTGCTAGGTCGATTCAATCAATTCGTAACAGTGCTCGTTGTTCCTCTTATTATCATGGTACTGATCTCATTGAGGTATTCAGATATTCGTTACATCCTGCCCATTGGTGAGCATGGAGTAAGTCCAATCATAAAAGCAACTCCAGAGGGATTCTTTTCTATGATTGGATTTGAAATGGCACTATTTGTCTTTCCCTATCTACAAACCAAAGGAAAGGCTGCCTTGATAAGCCTAACGCTATCTAATATAGCCGTTACAACCTTCTATTGCCTTATTACTTTTGCTACCTACGTTTATTTCAGCCCAAATCAGCTTAAAACGATTCATGATCCAACGGTATATATGTTAAAGGGGATTTCTTTCCTTGTTGTCGATCGAGTTGATTTACTGTTTCTTTCAATCTGGACTGTTTCTGTCTTAACATCCTTTGGATCTTACTTGTATATCTCTTCTGAAGGAATGAAAATTCTTACAAAGCGAAAAAAAGCAATGTGGCCAGTTATCATAACGACACTGCTTACGCTAGGTATTTCACTTCTCCCTCATAACCCTTACACAATGGAAACACTATCTAGCTATCATTCCATAGCAAGTTATTTCTTTGTATTTGGTATTCCGTGCGTCCTCTTAATTATCAGTTCAATAACGAATCGAAATTATAGAGTGAGATGA
- a CDS encoding ABC transporter permease, giving the protein MDKWMKFLEVNAPRIFDLAIEHAILVGLAIIVALIIGVPLGIYLTTNDYLAETILQIASVMLTIPSIALFGIMIPVFSIVNQGIGFVPAFVALVLYSQLPIIRNTYTAIRNVNPEMRDAAKGLGMKTSQRLLRVEIPNAFPIIMAGIRTAVVLNIGIGVIAAYIGAGGLGVLITQGISRGDNYLIISGSIAVAILAMIADGILLWIQKRYTPKSIAN; this is encoded by the coding sequence TTGGACAAGTGGATGAAATTTCTCGAGGTAAACGCTCCTCGTATTTTTGATTTAGCGATTGAGCACGCGATACTCGTTGGATTAGCGATCATTGTGGCGCTGATTATTGGCGTTCCTTTAGGCATTTACTTAACAACAAATGATTATCTAGCTGAGACGATTCTACAAATTGCTTCAGTTATGCTTACGATTCCGAGTATTGCTTTATTCGGTATTATGATTCCCGTCTTCTCGATCGTCAATCAGGGAATTGGTTTTGTTCCAGCTTTCGTAGCACTGGTTCTGTATTCGCAGCTCCCCATTATACGAAATACATATACCGCCATTCGTAATGTAAACCCTGAAATGCGAGATGCGGCTAAGGGATTAGGGATGAAAACGAGTCAGCGTCTTCTTCGCGTCGAAATCCCGAATGCTTTCCCAATTATAATGGCGGGTATTCGTACAGCCGTTGTGCTTAATATCGGAATCGGTGTCATCGCTGCTTATATTGGTGCAGGAGGACTCGGTGTTCTTATTACTCAGGGCATTTCACGTGGGGACAATTATTTAATTATTAGTGGCTCAATTGCCGTTGCCATCCTTGCTATGATCGCAGATGGTATCTTGTTATGGATCCAAAAACGCTATACACCCAAAAGCATTGCGAACTAA
- a CDS encoding GNAT family N-acetyltransferase, producing MYKVKKLHLSDLHEHMLDSFERRQVTTNVWMVESNDFIEKEDRFVDDWSIERKREIVNHFKSTIARGGSVIVAEQDMNVIGFVVIEAETFGELTAYRELSYIHVSLPFRGMGIGRKLFIKAQEVAKQLGVDKLYIGAHPSVETQEFYKRMGCVIAEEIYHEIYQRETRDIQLEITL from the coding sequence ATGTACAAGGTGAAAAAATTACATTTAAGTGATCTTCACGAACATATGCTTGATTCTTTCGAACGTAGGCAGGTAACCACTAATGTATGGATGGTGGAATCAAACGACTTCATAGAAAAGGAAGATCGATTTGTAGACGATTGGTCAATAGAGAGAAAACGCGAAATTGTAAACCACTTCAAATCTACCATTGCTCGTGGTGGTAGCGTCATAGTAGCCGAGCAAGATATGAACGTGATTGGATTTGTCGTTATTGAGGCTGAGACATTTGGAGAACTTACAGCCTATCGCGAACTTTCCTACATTCATGTCTCTTTACCATTTCGAGGAATGGGAATCGGTCGCAAACTATTCATTAAAGCGCAAGAAGTTGCAAAGCAGTTAGGAGTAGACAAACTTTATATTGGCGCACACCCATCCGTTGAAACCCAAGAATTTTATAAGAGGATGGGCTGCGTGATAGCTGAAGAAATATATCATGAGATCTACCAACGAGAAACGCGTGATATTCAATTGGAGATTACCTTATAG
- a CDS encoding YceI family protein has protein sequence MATFTLDKVHSSLDFQIKHMMVSKAKGEFTDFDVDFNGDLDNLTSANIKVTIPVKSIDTGNEDRDGHLRSGDFFEADQYPNMVFQSKSIAKKDDGEYEVTGDFTIKGVTKEETFTVEYNGKSKSPLDGSTVAGFDVSGKVNREAYGMTYNAAMETGGFLLGKDVKFEGNFEFVVAE, from the coding sequence ATGGCTACATTTACACTAGATAAGGTTCACAGCAGTTTAGATTTTCAAATCAAACATATGATGGTTTCAAAAGCAAAGGGTGAATTCACTGACTTTGACGTCGATTTTAATGGCGATCTTGATAACCTTACTTCTGCGAACATTAAAGTAACAATCCCTGTGAAATCAATCGATACAGGTAATGAAGATCGTGACGGTCATCTTCGCTCTGGCGATTTCTTTGAAGCGGATCAATACCCAAATATGGTATTCCAAAGTAAGTCTATTGCAAAGAAAGATGATGGAGAGTATGAAGTTACTGGAGACTTTACAATTAAGGGAGTAACAAAAGAAGAAACGTTCACTGTGGAATACAACGGCAAATCCAAAAGTCCACTTGATGGTAGCACTGTAGCTGGTTTTGACGTTTCAGGTAAAGTGAACCGTGAAGCTTACGGCATGACGTATAATGCAGCGATGGAAACAGGCGGGTTCTTGCTTGGTAAAGACGTGAAATTCGAAGGTAACTTTGAATTTGTTGTAGCTGAATAA
- a CDS encoding VOC family protein, whose product MAQTAKHVFVNLPVKDLDKSIAFFSEIGFEFNPQFTDENATCMVINENTFVMLLVEEFFKTFTKKNVTNARESTEVIMALSAESNDEVDEMVNRALAAGGKASNDPIDHGFMYAWSFQDIDGHLWEVMHMDESAIEQG is encoded by the coding sequence ATGGCTCAAACGGCGAAGCACGTGTTTGTGAATTTACCGGTCAAGGATCTCGATAAATCCATCGCATTTTTCTCTGAAATTGGCTTTGAATTTAACCCACAGTTTACAGATGAGAACGCGACGTGCATGGTGATCAATGAAAATACTTTTGTCATGTTACTTGTGGAGGAATTCTTCAAGACATTCACGAAGAAGAACGTTACGAACGCCAGAGAATCAACGGAAGTCATTATGGCACTTTCTGCAGAAAGTAATGATGAGGTGGATGAAATGGTGAACCGTGCGCTTGCAGCTGGAGGTAAAGCTTCGAATGATCCCATCGATCATGGATTCATGTATGCCTGGAGTTTTCAAGACATTGATGGCCACTTGTGGGAAGTGATGCATATGGATGAAAGTGCAATTGAACAGGGGTAA